TTTACACGTTATTTCGCTATTATTCTTGCCTTCATTCAATCAATTGGTATGGCTTTCCAATTTAACAACTACCTAAAAGGTCAATTGATAATGGATCAATCAATCTTTAGTTATTTGTTAATTGCAGTTGTCTTAACATCAGGCACAGCATTCCTAATTTGGTTAGGTGAGCAAATAACACAATTTGGTGTTGGTAATGGAATTTCAATTATTATCTTTGCAGGTATTCTATCTACGCTTCCGTCTTCACTCATCCAATTTTACCAACAAGCATTTGTTGGCCAAGACGATGTCACTTTAGCATGGCTTAAAGTAATTGGTATAGTTATCGGAATGATATTACTAACTATTGGTGCTATTTACGTATTACAAGCTATTCGTAAAATACCAATTCAATATGCAAAGAAACAATCAGCACAACGCCTAGGTTCTCAAGCAACGTATTTACCATTAAAAGTTAACTCAGCAGGAGTTATTCCTGTTATCTTTGCAATGGCATTCTTTTTATTACCTAGAACGTTAACATTATTTTTCCCTGATGCTGCTTGGGCACAAAAAGTATCAGACGTGGCTAACCCTTCAAATAACATTGGAATGATTGTGTATGTAGTATTAATTATTGCGTTCGCATATTTCTATGCATTTGTTCAAGTTAACCCAGAAAAAATGGCTGAAAATCTTAAGAAACAAGGCAGTTACGTTCCAGGAATCAGACCTGGAGAACAAACAAAAAAATATATTACTAGAGTACTCTATCGATTAACATTCGTTGGATCAATCTTCTTAGCTGTAATTGCTATCTTACCGATAATTGCGACTAAGTTTATGAACTTACCTCAATCAATTCAGGTTGGTGGTACAAGTTTACTAATCGTAATTGGTGTAGCAATTGAAACGATGAAGAGCCTTGAAGCTCAAGTGGGCCAGAAGGAATATAGAGGCTTTGGTGGTAGATAAATTGTAGGAGGGCACTTTTATGAATATCATTTTAATGGGTTTACCTGGCGCAGGTAAAGGAACTCAAGCGAGTGAAATTGTAAAGAAATTCCCAATTCCACACATATCTACTGGTGACATGTTCAGAAAAGCGATTAAAGAAGAGACAGATTTAGGTAAAGAAGCTAAATCGTACATGGATCGTGGAGAATTAGTTCCTGATGAAGTTACTGTGGGTATCGTTAAAGAAAGAATTTCTGAAGACGATGCAAAAAAAGGATTCTTATTAGATGGCTTCCCTCGTACTATTGATCAAGCAGAAGCATTAAATGACATCATGAAACAATTAGACAGAGACATTGATGCTGTTATCAATATTGAGGTTCCAGAAGAAGAATTAATGAACCGCTTAACAGGTCGTCGTATCTGTCCTAAATGCGGAACAACATATCATCTAGTCTTTAACCCACCTAAAGAAGATGGTGTTTGCGATCTTGATGGTGAAAAGTTATATCAACGTGAAGATGATAACCCTGAAACAGTTGCTAATCGTTTAAACGTTAATGTTAAACAATCAAAACCTATTTTATCTTTCTATGATGAAAAAGGCGTATTGAAAAACATTGATGGTTCAAAAGATATCAACAAAGTCACAGAAGACGTTATTTCTATCTTAGATGACTTGAAATAATATTAACTTTATACGGTCTATGTATTGCAGTCATCCTATTTGAGTAAGTATCTACGTATTGAAAAAATAAAATAATATAAGAGTGACGTATAGCGTAAGTAATTCTTTTATTTTTGTTGACTTATTAACACGCACTGATAGACACGTATGGTTACAGTTGATAGCAGACGATAACCAACTATAGTAAAAAGGGGGAAGTTAATAAATGGCTAAACAAGATGTAATAGAATTAGAAGGTACTGTATTAGATACTTTACCAAATGCTATGTTTAAAGTAGAATTAGAAAATGGTCATGAGATTTTGGCACACGTTAGTGGTAAGATCAGAATGAATTATATTCGTATTCTACCTGGCGACAAAGTAACAGTAGAAATGTCTCCGTATGATTTAACTCGCGGAAGAATCACTTATCGTTATAAATAATCGTCACTCCATAATATAGGGAGGTATAAAAATGAAAGTAAGACCATCAGTTAAACCAATTTGCGAAAAATGTAAAGTCATTAAACGTAAAGGTAAAGTTATGGTAATTTGTGACAATCCTAAACACAAACAAAAACAAGGTTAATAAAAGAGAGGTGTAAATATATATGGCACGTATAGCAGGAGTGGATATTCCACGTGAAAAACGCATCGTTATTTCATTAACATACGTATACGGTATCGGTACTACGACAGCTCAAAAGATCGTAGAAGAAGCTAATGTTTCAGCTGAAACTCGCGTTAAAGATTTAACAGATGACGAATTAGGTCGTATCCGTGAAGTAGTAGACAGTTATAAAGTTGAAGGTGACTTACGTCGTGAACAAAACTTAAACATCAAACGTTTAATGGAAATTTCATCATATCGTGGAATCCGTCATCGTCGTGGTTTACCAGTACGCGGACAAAAAACTAAAAACAATGCTCGTACTCGTAAAGGCCCAGTTAAGACTGTAGCTAATAAGAAAAAATAATAGGTAAAGGAGGCAAAATTTAAATGGCACGTAAACAAGTATCTCGTAAACGTAGAGTGAAAAAGAATATTGAAAATGGAGTAGCTCATATCCGTTCAACATTCAATAATACAATCGTAACAATTACTGACGAATTTGGTAATGCATTATCTTGGTCATCAGCAGGTGCATTAGGATTTAAAGGTTCAAAAAAATCTACACCATTCGCAGCACAAATGGCAGCTGAAACAGCATCAAAAACAGCTATGGAACATGGTTTAAAATCCGTAGAATGTACAGTTAAAGGCCCAGGTCCTGGTCGTGAATCAGCTATTCGTGCATTACAATCAGCTGGTTTAGAAGTAACAGCAATCCGTGACGTTACTCCAGTACCACATAATGGTTGTCGTCCACCAAAACGTCGTCGCGTATAATTTTATTGTTATTGTCACAGGTCACTGAGAAATACAGTACAAATCTAGTCGACGTAGTCAAGGAGGATATTTGTAAATGATAGAAATCGAAAAACCTAGAATTGAAACAATAGAAATTAGTGAAGATGCTAAATTCGGTAAGTTCGTTGTTGAACCACTAGAACGTGGCTATGGTACTACACTAGGAAACTCCTTACGTCGTATCCTACTATCTTCATTGCCAGGCGCAGCCGTTAAATATATCGAAATCGAAGGTGTACTTCACGAGTTCTCTGCAATAGACAATGTAGTTGAAGACGTTTCTACAATCATTATGAACGTTAAAAAACTAGCATTAAAAATCTATTCAGAAGAAGATAAAACGTTAGAAATCGATGTTAAGGATGAAGGCGAAGTAACTGCAAGTGACATTACTCATGATAGTGATGTTGAGATTTTAAATCCTGAACTGAAATTGGCGACTGTTTCTAAAGGTGGACATTTAAAAATCCGTCTTGTTGCAAACAAGGGTAGAGGTTACGCATTAGCAGAACAAAATAACACTAGTGATTTACCAATTGGAGTAATTCCTGTTGATTCACTATATTCACCTGTAGAACGTGTTAACTACACAGTAGAAAATACACGCGTAGGACAAAGTAGTGATTTTGACAAATTAACACTAGATGTGTGGACTAATGGATCTATTACGCCACAAGAATCAGTTTCATTAGCAGCAAAAATTTTAACTGAACACTTGAATATCTTTGTTGGATTGACTGACGAAGCACAAAATGCTGAAATCATGATTGAAAAAGAAGAAGATCAAAAAGAAAAAGTACTTGAAATGTCTATCGAAGAGTTAGACTTATCTGTTCGTTCATACAACTGTTTAAAACGTGCAGGCATTAATTCTGTTCAAGAATTAGCTGACAAGTCTGAAGCAGACATGATGAAAGTGCGTAATTTAGGTCGTAAATCACTTGAAGAAGTTAAATATAAACTTGAAGACTTAGGTTTAGGCTTAAGAAAAGAAGACTAATATAAAGGAGGTTAACTCATGGGTTACAGAAAATTAGGTCGTACTTCTGATCAACGTAAAGCTATGTTACGTGACTTAGCTACATCACTTATCGTTAGTGAACGTATCGAAACTACTGACGCTCGTGCTAAAGAAGTACGTAGTATCGTAGAAAAATTAATTACTTTAGGTAAAAAAGGCGATTTAGCTTCTCGTCGTAATGCAGCTAAAACATTACGTAATGTTGAGATTTTAAACGAAGATGAATCTACACAAACTGCTCTTCAAAAATTATTCGGTGAGATTGCAGAACGTTATACTGAACGTCAAGGCGGATATACTCGTATCCTTAAAGCTGGTCCTCGTCGTGGTGACGGTGCCGAATCAGTAATTATCGAATTAGTATAATTTTAAAATAAATACACGTACTACTATGTATAAAGCAAATGAGTGCAACGATAATGTTTGCCACATACAAATATTGTCTAGCTCAGAGTACCCCATCAACCAAATAATATTTTAAAGCGTGAACTCAAATAATCTGATGGGGTGCGCGCTTTTTTATTTAAGCTATAGTTAAAGCTATGGCTTTTTTTATTTGACTATCTTTAAAGTGACTCATTGGTGGTGTAGGATATACATAAATATTAAAATCATGTAAAATAGAACAGTATACATTTATGGGGGGCAATGAAATGCAAACTAATGGTCAAATTATAAAATTTAATCACGTTTCATTTAAATATAAAAGTGATGAACCATATGCTTTGAAAGATGTTTCATTTGCTATCCCTAAAGGGAAGTGGACTTCAATCGTTGGTCATAATGGTTCAGGAAAATCAACACTCGCTAAACTCATGGTGGGAATTGAACAAGTCAACGAAGGGAACATTACCTACAACAATCAAGTTATAGATAACGCTAATTTACAAGTTTTACGTAAAAGTATTGGTATTGTTTTTCAAAATCCAGAAAATCAATTCGTCGGTTCAACCGTTGAATTTGATGTTGCATTTGGTCTCGAAAATCATGCTGTCCCATATGACGAAATGCATGATATCGTGCCAAAGGCATTGAGTGATGTACAAATGCTTGATAGGGCAAATAAAGAACCTCAATCATTGTCTGGTGGGCAAAAACAACGCGTCGCAATTGCCGGCGTTTTAGCATTGAATACTGAGGTTATTATTTTGGATGAAGCTACTTCAATGTTAGATCCATACGGACGTTCTGCTTTGATGAATCTAGTGCGCAAACTAAACCATGAGAAAGAAGTTACAATTATTTCTATTACACATGATTTATCAGAAGCAGCTGAAGCCGATAATTTAATTGTCTTAGATAAAGGGGAGATATTTACCACAGGCACACCTCAGCAAGTTTTTGATAAAGGTGAAGCATTATCCCAAATAGGACTCGATTTACCATTTTCAATGCGTATTAATCAACTGTTGGGTAATCCCTTACAATATATTTCATATGAAGGGTTGGTAAGCCAGTTATGACGGTCGAATTTAATCAAGTGAATTATGTTTATCAACAAGGCACACCATATGAGTATCATGCTTTGAGGGATATTACGACACAATTTGATGATGGTAAGTATTATGCCGTAATAGGTCAAACTGGTTCTGGAAAATCAACGTTAATACAACATTTTAATGGTCTGTTAAAGCCTACAATCGGGAAAATGGTATTTAATGATATCGTTATTCAACAAAAAACCAAAGATAAATTATTACGTGATATTCGTAAAAAAGTTGGTATTGTATTTCAATTTCCAGAATCTCAATTATTTGAAGATAGTGTTGATAAGGAAATAGAATTTGGCCCTAAAAATTTTGGTATGGATATTGAAAAAGTTAAAAAAAGAGCGTTTCAATTGTTGTTGGAATTTGGCTTTCCAAGAGAAATAATGACCTTATCTCCATTCCAAATGTCTGGGGGACAAATGAGAAAAATAGCTTTAACTTCAATATTAGCTATGGATCCAGATATTATTATTTTAGATGAACCTACAGCTGGCTTAGATCCACAAAGTAAAAAACAAATTATGCGCAAAATTAAAGAATTACAGCAACAACACAATAAAACAATTATATTGATAACGCATGAAATGAATGATGTGGCAAAATATGCTGACGAAGTTAAATTAATGCATAACGGTGAATTGACGGATGATTTAACACCGCGTGAACTTTTTGCCGATAGTGATGCTGTTAATAAATATCAGTTGGATGTTCCAGAAGTTGTTAAATTGCAACGTGATGTCGAAGAGAAGTATCACTTTAAGTTCGATAAAGTTGCTTTAACAGAAGAAGAGTTTGTGGAAATGTATAAGGAGTGGCGTAGTAATGAAAGATAAGTTTATAATTGGTCGTTACTTACCGCTTGATACACTTATACATCGCTTAGATCCGAGATCTAAGCTAATCTTTGTGTTCTTATTTGTCATTTTAATATTCTTTGCACATTCGTTTGCAACTTACCTATGGTTATTTATTCTTATAATGACTATAGTACAACTATCTCATATTAAAACATGGTTTTTAATTAAAGGGTTAACACCTATTTGGATATTTTTAATATTTACATTTATTATGCATTTGTTCGTTACTAAAGGTGGCGTACGTATCTTTGAACTCGGCTTTGTATCTATTGATACACATGGCATTTTAGAAGGTATCTACATCGTACTACGTCTAATGTTTATTATGATGATTTCAACCGTCATGACATTAACTACAAGCCCTATTGATTTAACTGATGCATTTGAAAAATTATTATATCCTTTGAAATTGGTTAAAATACCCGTGCATCAGCTGAGTATGATGATGTCAATTGCGTTACGTTTTATACCAACATTAATGAATGAGTTAGATAAAATTATATTAGCTCAAAAATCTCGTGGCTCTGAACTGAGTAGTGGAACTTTAATGAATAGAATTAAAGCATTTATACCACTCTTGATACCATTATTTATTTCAGCATTTCAACGAGCTGAAGATTTAGCCATAGCAATGGAAGTTAGAGGCTATGACGCCAATACTGAACGTACAAGTTACCGTGAATTGCAATGGAAGTTGAAAGATACTATTGTAGTACTCTTAATAATTCCTATAGCAGTTGTATTATTTGTACTTAAATATATAGGAGTGTAAAACATGCGTGTGTTAGTAAATATTTCATATCTAGGTACACATTTTATGGGATTTCAAATTCAACAACACGAAAGAACCATTCAACAACAATTCGAACGTATATTAAAAAGAATGCATAAAAGACCAATACGTATTCACCCAACAAGTAGAACTGACAGAGGTGTGCATGCATACGAACAATTTTTTCACTTTGATACAGAGTTAAATATCACGCCAGAAAAGTGGCGATATGCAATGAACAGTGCGTTACCTAATGATATTTTAGTTAAAGCAGTTTCCTTCGTCGATGATTCGTTTCATTGTAGATATGACTGTGTAGGTAAATCATATCGCTATAAAGCATATGTAGCTGAGGAGCGCGATCCTTTTCAAAGTGGATTAAGAACACATATCAAAGAAAGCTTGAATTATGATAAAATGAATGAAGCTGCTGCTAAATTTATAGGCACGCATGATTTTACTGGCTTCTGCTCTCAAAAAACTGAAGTAGATAGTAAAGTGCGTACGATTTATCAAAGCGAAATTATCCAAACTGAAGATGGTTTTGATTATGTCGTAACTGGTTCAGGATTTTTGTATAATATGGTGCGTGTGCTCGTCGCATTTCTCGTTGAAGTAGGTAAAGGACACCGTAGTCCAGAAGAAGTGCCAAGTTTATTAGAAGCGCGCAATCGCAGTAATGTACCATTTACGGCAGCAGCAGATGGACTTTATTTAGAACATATATATTTATCAGAACAATCGTTAATTCAAGACTTTGGTGAAGATATAAAAATACACCGAAAAAAATCATTGCAAAATGACTAAATTACATTGACAAATTGACATAAAAATTATACGATTATCAACGGTATTGTTTTATATCACCCCACGATAAGCCCCGGAAACTTATTGTGTTACAAGATATATAAGCAGGTAGAACAACAGTTAACAAATAAATGAAATCGAAGCTTTTAATCGTAACAATTATTTAATAACAAAAGAACCATTCATTTACTAGGAGGACATTAATTATGCGTCAAACATTTATGGCTAATGAAGCAAACATTGAGCGCAAATGGTATGTTATCGATGCAGAAGGTCAAACACTTGGTCGTCTATCATCAGAAGTAGCAGCTATTTTACGCGGTAAGAATAAAGTAACTTATACACCACACGCTGACACAGGTGATTATGTAATCATCATCAATGCAGGTAAAATCCAATTCACAGGTAATAAAGCTCAAGATAAAGTTTATTACCGTCACTCAAACCACCCAGGCGGAATCAAATCTGTTACTGCTGGTGAGTTAAGAGAAAACAATCCAGAACGTTTACTTG
The Staphylococcus kloosii genome window above contains:
- a CDS encoding energy-coupling factor transporter transmembrane component T family protein encodes the protein MKDKFIIGRYLPLDTLIHRLDPRSKLIFVFLFVILIFFAHSFATYLWLFILIMTIVQLSHIKTWFLIKGLTPIWIFLIFTFIMHLFVTKGGVRIFELGFVSIDTHGILEGIYIVLRLMFIMMISTVMTLTTSPIDLTDAFEKLLYPLKLVKIPVHQLSMMMSIALRFIPTLMNELDKIILAQKSRGSELSSGTLMNRIKAFIPLLIPLFISAFQRAEDLAIAMEVRGYDANTERTSYRELQWKLKDTIVVLLIIPIAVVLFVLKYIGV
- the rplM gene encoding 50S ribosomal protein L13, producing MRQTFMANEANIERKWYVIDAEGQTLGRLSSEVAAILRGKNKVTYTPHADTGDYVIIINAGKIQFTGNKAQDKVYYRHSNHPGGIKSVTAGELRENNPERLLETSIKGMLPSTRLGEKQGKKLFVYGGAEHPHAAQQPENYELRG
- the rpsK gene encoding 30S ribosomal protein S11 is translated as MARKQVSRKRRVKKNIENGVAHIRSTFNNTIVTITDEFGNALSWSSAGALGFKGSKKSTPFAAQMAAETASKTAMEHGLKSVECTVKGPGPGRESAIRALQSAGLEVTAIRDVTPVPHNGCRPPKRRRV
- the rpsM gene encoding 30S ribosomal protein S13, with product MARIAGVDIPREKRIVISLTYVYGIGTTTAQKIVEEANVSAETRVKDLTDDELGRIREVVDSYKVEGDLRREQNLNIKRLMEISSYRGIRHRRGLPVRGQKTKNNARTRKGPVKTVANKKK
- the secY gene encoding preprotein translocase subunit SecY, producing MIQTLVSFFQTKEVRNKIFFTLAMLVIFKIGTYIPAPGVNPAAFDSHQGSQGVTDLLNTFGGGALKNFSIFAMGIMPYITASIVMQLLQMDIVPKFTEWAKQGESGRKKLNNFTRYFAIILAFIQSIGMAFQFNNYLKGQLIMDQSIFSYLLIAVVLTSGTAFLIWLGEQITQFGVGNGISIIIFAGILSTLPSSLIQFYQQAFVGQDDVTLAWLKVIGIVIGMILLTIGAIYVLQAIRKIPIQYAKKQSAQRLGSQATYLPLKVNSAGVIPVIFAMAFFLLPRTLTLFFPDAAWAQKVSDVANPSNNIGMIVYVVLIIAFAYFYAFVQVNPEKMAENLKKQGSYVPGIRPGEQTKKYITRVLYRLTFVGSIFLAVIAILPIIATKFMNLPQSIQVGGTSLLIVIGVAIETMKSLEAQVGQKEYRGFGGR
- a CDS encoding energy-coupling factor transporter ATPase, translated to MQTNGQIIKFNHVSFKYKSDEPYALKDVSFAIPKGKWTSIVGHNGSGKSTLAKLMVGIEQVNEGNITYNNQVIDNANLQVLRKSIGIVFQNPENQFVGSTVEFDVAFGLENHAVPYDEMHDIVPKALSDVQMLDRANKEPQSLSGGQKQRVAIAGVLALNTEVIILDEATSMLDPYGRSALMNLVRKLNHEKEVTIISITHDLSEAAEADNLIVLDKGEIFTTGTPQQVFDKGEALSQIGLDLPFSMRINQLLGNPLQYISYEGLVSQL
- a CDS encoding adenylate kinase; this encodes MNIILMGLPGAGKGTQASEIVKKFPIPHISTGDMFRKAIKEETDLGKEAKSYMDRGELVPDEVTVGIVKERISEDDAKKGFLLDGFPRTIDQAEALNDIMKQLDRDIDAVINIEVPEEELMNRLTGRRICPKCGTTYHLVFNPPKEDGVCDLDGEKLYQREDDNPETVANRLNVNVKQSKPILSFYDEKGVLKNIDGSKDINKVTEDVISILDDLK
- a CDS encoding DNA-directed RNA polymerase subunit alpha; protein product: MIEIEKPRIETIEISEDAKFGKFVVEPLERGYGTTLGNSLRRILLSSLPGAAVKYIEIEGVLHEFSAIDNVVEDVSTIIMNVKKLALKIYSEEDKTLEIDVKDEGEVTASDITHDSDVEILNPELKLATVSKGGHLKIRLVANKGRGYALAEQNNTSDLPIGVIPVDSLYSPVERVNYTVENTRVGQSSDFDKLTLDVWTNGSITPQESVSLAAKILTEHLNIFVGLTDEAQNAEIMIEKEEDQKEKVLEMSIEELDLSVRSYNCLKRAGINSVQELADKSEADMMKVRNLGRKSLEEVKYKLEDLGLGLRKED
- the rpmJ gene encoding 50S ribosomal protein L36, which gives rise to MKVRPSVKPICEKCKVIKRKGKVMVICDNPKHKQKQG
- the rplQ gene encoding 50S ribosomal protein L17 — translated: MGYRKLGRTSDQRKAMLRDLATSLIVSERIETTDARAKEVRSIVEKLITLGKKGDLASRRNAAKTLRNVEILNEDESTQTALQKLFGEIAERYTERQGGYTRILKAGPRRGDGAESVIIELV
- the infA gene encoding translation initiation factor IF-1, whose translation is MAKQDVIELEGTVLDTLPNAMFKVELENGHEILAHVSGKIRMNYIRILPGDKVTVEMSPYDLTRGRITYRYK
- a CDS encoding energy-coupling factor transporter ATPase; the protein is MTVEFNQVNYVYQQGTPYEYHALRDITTQFDDGKYYAVIGQTGSGKSTLIQHFNGLLKPTIGKMVFNDIVIQQKTKDKLLRDIRKKVGIVFQFPESQLFEDSVDKEIEFGPKNFGMDIEKVKKRAFQLLLEFGFPREIMTLSPFQMSGGQMRKIALTSILAMDPDIIILDEPTAGLDPQSKKQIMRKIKELQQQHNKTIILITHEMNDVAKYADEVKLMHNGELTDDLTPRELFADSDAVNKYQLDVPEVVKLQRDVEEKYHFKFDKVALTEEEFVEMYKEWRSNER
- the truA gene encoding tRNA pseudouridine(38-40) synthase TruA, with the translated sequence MRVLVNISYLGTHFMGFQIQQHERTIQQQFERILKRMHKRPIRIHPTSRTDRGVHAYEQFFHFDTELNITPEKWRYAMNSALPNDILVKAVSFVDDSFHCRYDCVGKSYRYKAYVAEERDPFQSGLRTHIKESLNYDKMNEAAAKFIGTHDFTGFCSQKTEVDSKVRTIYQSEIIQTEDGFDYVVTGSGFLYNMVRVLVAFLVEVGKGHRSPEEVPSLLEARNRSNVPFTAAADGLYLEHIYLSEQSLIQDFGEDIKIHRKKSLQND